A window of the Mesotoga prima MesG1.Ag.4.2 genome harbors these coding sequences:
- a CDS encoding ABC transporter ATP-binding protein produces MIRFENVTKEYDEETVAVRDITFEIPSRELTVLIGPSGCGKTTTLKMINRIVKPSGGRILIDGEDVKEMDVMSLRRGIGYVIQNVGLFPHMSVKDNIATVPKLLKWEKSKIERRVSELLELVGLEPRSYANKLPKELSGGEAQRVGVARALAADPPIILMDEPFGAVDPLTRVRLQDEFARIQEELHKTIVFVTHDIDEAIRLADRIAVMRAGRILQFDTPEEILARPKEKFVHDFMGSDRALKRLSRIPVTEYIEKCETIDVDGNWDQLGMTKEEFIWALDEERRLVGWVDVSHSNRELPIREALTEMLEEEVLSPDSTVKEALSRMLESGTVALPVVEKSGRFLGQISLAKIQELTRSDREE; encoded by the coding sequence ATGATTAGATTCGAGAATGTCACGAAGGAATACGATGAAGAGACCGTAGCTGTGAGAGATATAACATTCGAAATACCCTCGAGAGAGCTCACCGTTCTTATTGGGCCGTCTGGGTGCGGTAAGACGACGACTCTCAAGATGATAAACAGAATCGTTAAACCTAGCGGCGGCAGGATCCTCATCGATGGAGAAGATGTGAAGGAAATGGATGTCATGAGTCTAAGAAGAGGGATAGGCTACGTCATCCAGAACGTAGGTCTCTTTCCACATATGTCCGTGAAGGATAACATCGCGACCGTTCCCAAACTGCTGAAATGGGAAAAATCGAAGATAGAGAGAAGGGTAAGCGAACTGCTCGAATTAGTCGGGCTTGAGCCGAGGTCCTACGCAAACAAGCTCCCCAAAGAGCTTTCGGGAGGGGAAGCCCAGAGAGTGGGCGTCGCGAGAGCGCTTGCGGCCGACCCGCCGATAATCCTTATGGATGAACCTTTCGGGGCGGTCGATCCCCTAACGAGGGTGAGACTGCAGGACGAGTTCGCCAGGATTCAAGAGGAGCTTCATAAGACGATAGTCTTCGTAACTCACGATATAGACGAGGCGATAAGGCTTGCCGACAGGATTGCGGTCATGAGGGCGGGAAGGATACTTCAGTTCGATACCCCCGAAGAGATTCTGGCAAGACCTAAAGAGAAGTTCGTTCACGATTTCATGGGGTCCGACAGGGCCCTAAAGAGGCTCTCCAGAATACCGGTCACAGAATACATAGAAAAGTGCGAGACGATAGACGTCGACGGCAACTGGGACCAGCTTGGTATGACGAAAGAGGAGTTCATCTGGGCGCTGGATGAAGAGAGGAGACTTGTCGGTTGGGTGGATGTCTCGCATTCAAACAGGGAGTTGCCCATCAGGGAGGCATTGACTGAAATGCTCGAGGAGGAGGTTTTGAGCCCCGACAGCACTGTCAAAGAGGCGCTTTCTAGGATGCTTGAGAGCGGTACAGTGGCACTCCCCGTCGTGGAGAAATCGGGACGCTTTCTCGGTCAGATAAGCCTAGCGAAGATTCAGGAGTTGACGAGAAGTGACAGGGAAGAATAG
- a CDS encoding SHOCT domain-containing protein, with amino-acid sequence MNFNKSVFAKIGFILIFIGIILLLIGFAIPVFILLSIMLFLLAIALLLSSQDFPTAEQCLTFAESKLHPGEVVISSVFVNRFMEGVTWDGKEVRGYVRYFFVFTNYFLRMYLPKQRWPWQNEEVRFSREDTMGCDTLVNYTFTNPGSRRQNFSINFWTGSVVGYTEKEEDAYQLQQAVDQILQRQRIGVNRGSTNLSQEIVELNRLMEEGLITEDEFGRAKELFLGKPKDDRDYVVKLLRNLYVLYKTDVLSESEFNMKKWDILSRNK; translated from the coding sequence TTGAACTTCAACAAAAGTGTTTTTGCTAAAATTGGGTTTATACTGATTTTCATAGGAATTATTCTTCTCCTTATTGGATTTGCCATACCCGTTTTCATATTGTTATCAATAATGTTATTTCTACTCGCAATAGCACTCTTGTTATCTTCTCAAGACTTTCCAACTGCAGAACAATGCCTTACTTTTGCAGAGAGCAAGCTTCATCCTGGGGAAGTTGTAATTTCCTCTGTTTTTGTTAATCGTTTTATGGAGGGAGTTACTTGGGACGGTAAAGAGGTGAGAGGGTATGTGAGATATTTTTTTGTCTTCACGAACTATTTCCTGCGAATGTATTTACCGAAGCAGAGATGGCCATGGCAAAACGAAGAAGTTCGGTTTTCTAGAGAGGATACTATGGGTTGTGATACACTTGTCAATTACACATTTACCAACCCTGGTTCAAGAAGACAAAACTTTTCTATCAACTTCTGGACAGGTTCTGTTGTCGGGTATACTGAAAAAGAGGAAGATGCTTACCAGCTTCAGCAAGCAGTAGATCAAATTCTTCAAAGACAACGAATAGGTGTTAATCGAGGATCAACTAACCTATCTCAGGAAATTGTGGAGTTGAATCGATTGATGGAGGAGGGATTGATTACTGAAGATGAATTTGGGAGGGCAAAAGAACTTTTCCTGGGAAAACCCAAAGACGATCGTGATTATGTAGTAAAGCTTCTGAGAAATCTGTACGTGCTTTATAAAACTGATGTGCTTTCTGAATCGGAGTTCAATATGAAGAAATGGGATATTCTATCCAGAAACAAGTGA
- a CDS encoding PadR family transcriptional regulator: MRNMRGRRMGMGRSWIELYLLLLIAEKPAHGYELSSRINDFEIPIFGVGQMGSLYRVLGSLEEMGLITSEWDTEDAGPAKKNYKITRAGLEYLKTAEVKIKRFRENVDKFLDRLNNLNKI; this comes from the coding sequence ATGAGAAACATGAGGGGAAGAAGAATGGGGATGGGCAGATCCTGGATTGAACTGTATCTGCTTCTTCTCATCGCCGAAAAGCCTGCGCACGGTTATGAGCTTTCTTCTAGAATCAACGATTTCGAGATACCGATCTTTGGTGTCGGTCAAATGGGAAGCCTCTATCGTGTGTTGGGCAGCCTGGAAGAAATGGGACTCATAACTTCCGAATGGGATACTGAAGACGCAGGCCCGGCAAAGAAGAACTACAAGATCACAAGGGCCGGCCTCGAATACCTGAAAACAGCGGAGGTCAAAATAAAGAGATTCAGGGAGAACGTCGACAAGTTTCTTGACAGACTGAACAACCTGAATAAAATATAA
- a CDS encoding mechanosensitive ion channel family protein has translation MIDIFAGWFSALGLSETFDLVLANIVVGIIMVVVAFLSKFLFEKLLIKPIEIIVRRSAFKWDDYLIKHRLLYKIALMIPAIVIALFARAFPAIEDLIYKLVATYLIFIVAVVIDSFLDVLTSAYQSLETSKDKPIKSYITVVKIMVYIVAGVIAVSVLTGISPWGILSGIGAMTAVLLVVFRDSLLGLVASIQISKNNLVSIGDWIEVPKFQADGDVIDITLTTIRIQNWDKTITTIPSYAIISESFKNWKGMFQAGGRRIKRSVFIDTSSIRFLDDELYERLYRIEILRPYLESKKKEIEEFNKKNNVDVSEPVNGRKMTNIGTFRAYLMAYLRNLPGTNKNMIIMVRQLQPTDTGLPLEIYAFSSDTSWVNYEALQSDIFDHVFAALPHFGLRVFQNPTGRDVRALGELFVSGKMAVPHPSAGEKSATINNDEDRQIDYH, from the coding sequence GTGATAGACATCTTTGCCGGGTGGTTTTCGGCGCTCGGACTCAGCGAGACTTTCGACTTGGTACTTGCCAATATAGTTGTCGGAATAATAATGGTAGTCGTGGCCTTTCTCTCGAAATTCCTCTTCGAGAAGCTGCTGATCAAGCCCATAGAAATCATTGTGAGAAGGTCCGCGTTCAAGTGGGACGATTATTTAATCAAGCACAGACTTCTCTACAAGATAGCACTGATGATACCGGCAATAGTTATCGCTCTCTTCGCCCGGGCATTCCCCGCGATAGAGGACTTGATCTACAAACTGGTCGCCACGTATCTAATATTCATCGTCGCCGTCGTGATAGACTCCTTCCTGGACGTCTTGACGAGCGCCTATCAGTCCCTTGAAACCTCAAAAGACAAACCTATAAAGAGCTATATTACCGTAGTGAAGATCATGGTCTACATTGTGGCCGGGGTTATTGCGGTATCAGTGCTGACTGGAATCTCTCCATGGGGAATCCTTAGCGGGATCGGAGCGATGACGGCAGTTCTGCTGGTAGTCTTCCGCGACTCGCTTCTAGGACTCGTCGCAAGCATACAGATTTCGAAGAACAATCTCGTCAGCATAGGCGACTGGATAGAGGTTCCGAAATTTCAGGCCGACGGAGACGTTATAGACATAACGCTTACCACAATCAGGATCCAGAACTGGGACAAAACGATCACCACCATCCCCTCCTACGCGATAATCTCGGAATCCTTCAAGAACTGGAAGGGAATGTTTCAGGCCGGAGGAAGAAGGATAAAGAGATCGGTCTTCATTGACACCTCGTCGATTCGCTTTCTCGACGACGAGCTTTACGAAAGGCTTTACAGGATCGAGATCCTCAGACCCTATCTGGAAAGCAAAAAGAAAGAGATAGAGGAATTCAACAAGAAAAACAATGTAGATGTGAGCGAACCCGTCAACGGCAGGAAAATGACCAACATTGGAACCTTCAGGGCCTATCTCATGGCATATCTGAGAAATCTCCCGGGAACGAACAAGAACATGATAATCATGGTAAGGCAGCTTCAGCCAACCGACACCGGGCTTCCTCTGGAAATATACGCCTTCAGCAGCGATACTTCTTGGGTGAACTACGAAGCTTTGCAGTCGGACATCTTCGATCACGTCTTCGCCGCACTGCCACACTTCGGTCTCCGGGTCTTCCAGAATCCTACGGGAAGAGATGTGAGGGCTCTGGGCGAACTTTTCGTAAGCGGCAAGATGGCTGTTCCGCACCCGTCTGCCGGAGAGAAATCCGCCACTATAAACAACGACGAAGACCGGCAAATAGATTATCATTAG
- a CDS encoding 1-aminocyclopropane-1-carboxylate deaminase/D-cysteine desulfhydrase: protein MKERVGGENLKLKFINGVTPVNRLEWIEEYLGLPFELFCKHDELTGFITSGNKIRKLEYLLKDALEKKADTVFTCGGIQSNHCRATAMAARSLGMQPVLFLRGRPMEIPQGNVLLDTMVGSDIHYVTKEEYSRIDEIFAKKKEEYENKGRKVYLIPEGGSNALGARGYVDAVKELSGQINLDGVEAIFTAVGSAGTYAGILAGLRILGYNTGVIGINVTKDPSSIFVEKTKRLIGEMREYEIDVSIDDGEIEIVDDFSGPAYAVPSEEDIELIKSLARERAFFLDPVYTAKAFRGMLQISRERFAGKRVVFIHTGGLFKLFDNPATYVK, encoded by the coding sequence ATGAAAGAAAGAGTAGGGGGTGAGAACTTGAAACTGAAGTTCATTAACGGTGTTACGCCCGTGAACAGGCTTGAATGGATCGAAGAGTACCTTGGCCTTCCATTCGAACTCTTCTGCAAGCACGACGAGTTGACTGGCTTCATCACGAGCGGCAACAAAATCAGAAAGCTCGAGTATCTTCTGAAAGATGCTCTGGAAAAGAAGGCAGACACCGTCTTCACCTGCGGGGGAATTCAGTCGAACCACTGCAGGGCGACGGCGATGGCGGCGAGATCGCTCGGAATGCAGCCGGTACTCTTCCTCAGGGGGAGGCCGATGGAGATTCCTCAAGGGAACGTCCTTTTAGATACCATGGTGGGAAGCGACATTCATTATGTGACCAAGGAGGAGTATTCGAGAATAGACGAGATCTTCGCCAAGAAGAAGGAAGAGTACGAGAATAAGGGAAGGAAGGTTTACCTGATCCCGGAGGGCGGTTCAAACGCGCTGGGAGCGAGAGGTTACGTGGACGCCGTGAAAGAACTCTCTGGCCAGATCAATCTCGACGGAGTTGAAGCCATCTTCACTGCAGTTGGCAGCGCCGGAACCTATGCGGGAATTCTGGCAGGGCTAAGAATACTTGGCTACAACACCGGAGTCATAGGAATAAACGTTACGAAGGACCCTTCTTCAATTTTCGTGGAAAAGACAAAGAGACTAATAGGCGAGATGAGGGAGTACGAAATAGACGTATCGATAGATGACGGCGAGATCGAGATAGTCGACGACTTCTCGGGCCCTGCTTATGCCGTGCCTTCGGAAGAGGATATAGAGCTTATAAAGAGCCTTGCCAGGGAGAGAGCCTTCTTCCTTGACCCCGTCTATACGGCGAAAGCCTTCAGGGGAATGCTTCAGATCTCAAGGGAAAGGTTTGCCGGGAAGAGAGTTGTTTTCATCCATACTGGTGGATTGTTCAAGCTGTTCGACAATCCGGCCACTTATGTAAAGTAA
- a CDS encoding NifB/NifX family molybdenum-iron cluster-binding protein, giving the protein MKIAIPTIDNKGLQSHISEHFGHSPFFAFVTVENNEIVSHEIEVNPFEQHEPGEIPGYVKSKGADVIITRGMGGRARQFFETLGVHAITGASGTVEELVKTYIEGELSSLEYEPEDHGKFHNH; this is encoded by the coding sequence GTGAAGATAGCTATTCCAACAATTGATAACAAAGGACTCCAGTCACATATATCGGAGCATTTCGGTCACTCTCCGTTCTTTGCATTCGTGACTGTTGAGAACAACGAAATTGTCTCTCACGAAATCGAGGTAAATCCCTTTGAACAGCACGAGCCTGGTGAAATTCCGGGTTATGTGAAGAGTAAAGGCGCCGATGTGATCATAACGAGAGGCATGGGCGGCCGGGCGAGGCAGTTCTTCGAGACTCTTGGCGTACATGCCATTACAGGAGCCAGCGGGACTGTAGAAGAGCTCGTAAAAACTTACATCGAAGGTGAACTTTCCAGTCTTGAATACGAGCCCGAAGACCACGGAAAGTTCCACAATCACTAA
- a CDS encoding ABC transporter permease: MLFSILLPGFLSVKETRISAALPVSLARVSVIGLVVLLAFSGVTILLSFSGYYFLMGLAGGLAPVYGFFLAGSSAIQIASETGPFARVSPSTGLWILLLAGYVVVFAARRKLKDKRILSSLLVLIPIASFAVLLGSGHLRELAIMKEYANRSDRFLEETVRHLLIAGGAVVAGVIIGVPLGVAANSLPKVEKPVFGVVNFIQTIPSIALFGLLIAPLSYLSRSLPFLRELGITGVGWAPAMIALVLYSLLPIVRNTYSSLKVIPADTVEAARAMGMSRLQVLGKVEIPISLPVVLAGVRTAAVQAVGNTTMAALIGAGGLGVFVFQGLGQAAMDLVLLGALPIVALALIVDSLMQLLIAILTPRGLVSEVADD, encoded by the coding sequence ATGTTGTTTTCTATACTGCTTCCAGGTTTTCTTTCGGTGAAGGAGACGAGAATTTCCGCAGCTTTGCCGGTCAGCCTGGCCAGGGTTTCCGTAATTGGCCTCGTGGTTCTTCTGGCGTTCTCTGGTGTCACCATCTTGCTTTCTTTCAGCGGATACTACTTCTTGATGGGCCTTGCAGGTGGGCTCGCCCCGGTATACGGTTTCTTCCTTGCAGGTAGCAGCGCGATTCAAATCGCCTCGGAAACGGGGCCGTTTGCCAGAGTCTCCCCTTCCACCGGCTTGTGGATTCTCCTTCTGGCCGGTTATGTGGTCGTCTTTGCGGCAAGAAGGAAACTGAAGGATAAGAGGATACTGTCGTCACTGCTCGTTCTGATCCCAATCGCTTCGTTCGCAGTTCTTCTCGGCTCCGGTCATCTCAGGGAGCTAGCGATCATGAAGGAGTACGCAAACAGGAGCGACAGGTTTCTCGAAGAGACTGTACGGCATCTTCTGATCGCCGGCGGAGCCGTAGTGGCTGGGGTGATAATCGGAGTGCCCCTTGGAGTGGCGGCCAACAGCTTGCCAAAGGTCGAGAAACCGGTCTTTGGTGTGGTGAATTTCATACAGACGATTCCGAGCATAGCGCTTTTCGGGCTTCTCATAGCGCCGCTGTCGTATCTCTCTCGGAGTCTCCCCTTCCTGAGGGAGCTCGGGATAACGGGAGTCGGCTGGGCGCCAGCTATGATAGCCCTCGTTCTCTATTCACTCCTTCCTATCGTTAGAAATACTTACTCGAGTCTGAAAGTCATTCCGGCCGATACGGTTGAGGCCGCCAGGGCCATGGGGATGAGCAGGTTGCAGGTCCTAGGAAAGGTGGAGATTCCGATCTCGCTGCCGGTAGTTCTTGCAGGAGTAAGAACGGCGGCCGTCCAGGCGGTGGGCAATACGACGATGGCCGCGCTCATTGGAGCCGGGGGTCTTGGGGTCTTCGTTTTTCAGGGTCTTGGCCAGGCCGCCATGGATCTCGTACTTCTCGGAGCGTTGCCGATCGTGGCGCTTGCCCTGATAGTCGATTCTCTTATGCAATTGTTGATAGCTATTCTGACGCCCAGAGGGCTCGTTTCGGAGGTGGCCGATGATTAG
- a CDS encoding formylglycine-generating enzyme family protein, with translation MKIAKFLVISILMFATSTLAITETVMPTIQRVLDTERLINADILLLRNGDKLTGTVLNESFSIRTSYAQIALESRYIAGINLEGGATNTEFILTINNNRFSGLIEDAFISFKLTSGQLLEIGHEHVLKIIFRQRPQETAGMKWRQFMKLKDGDYFHGQIITKDITISTAYAKILLDFATTESITLIGDANLLTTVKMTNGDTVQGILETEDIEIALDVGSVIEVHQDRIDRIFFKEGYYVPDSIIPSIVTSTFAPKGNFILVEKNSFTMGDTWGGGDSDERPIHMVTFTYNFYIGKYEVTFDEYDTFCEATGRSKPSDNGWGRENRPVVNVSWNDAIAYCNWLSEKEDLPKAYDSSGNLLDKDGKVTADITKVLGYRLPTEAEWEYAARGGNKSKGYKYSGSNSVDDVAWYDPNSGEMTQEVGKKTPNELGLHDMSGNVWEWCSDWYEAYSNSAQTNPYNTSGSSRVVRGGSWFHFASNARVASRTGSSATGTDRSLGFRIARTEP, from the coding sequence TTGAAAATTGCGAAGTTTCTAGTAATAAGTATATTGATGTTCGCAACTTCAACGTTGGCAATCACAGAAACTGTAATGCCTACTATTCAGAGAGTTTTGGATACTGAAAGACTTATAAACGCGGACATACTGTTACTGCGAAACGGGGATAAACTGACGGGCACTGTCCTTAACGAGAGCTTCTCCATAAGAACCTCCTATGCCCAAATAGCATTAGAGAGCAGATACATTGCCGGGATAAACCTCGAAGGAGGGGCTACCAACACAGAATTTATATTAACTATCAACAACAACCGCTTTTCAGGGTTAATAGAAGATGCATTCATAAGCTTTAAGCTTACGAGTGGGCAACTGCTAGAGATAGGGCATGAGCATGTGCTGAAGATAATCTTTCGGCAGAGACCACAGGAAACGGCTGGCATGAAGTGGAGGCAGTTCATGAAGCTCAAAGACGGAGACTACTTTCACGGACAAATAATCACAAAGGACATAACGATCTCCACAGCTTACGCGAAGATACTGCTCGACTTCGCTACAACCGAGTCGATAACTCTCATTGGGGACGCTAATCTACTCACCACAGTGAAGATGACGAATGGGGACACCGTGCAGGGGATACTCGAGACGGAGGACATAGAAATCGCGCTTGACGTGGGATCGGTGATAGAGGTTCATCAGGATAGGATAGACAGGATATTTTTCAAGGAGGGCTACTACGTGCCAGATAGCATCATACCCTCGATCGTCACAAGCACTTTTGCACCGAAGGGGAATTTCATACTTGTCGAGAAGAACAGTTTCACTATGGGAGACACCTGGGGTGGAGGAGATAGCGATGAAAGACCTATACACATGGTGACGTTCACTTACAACTTTTACATAGGCAAGTATGAAGTCACATTCGACGAGTACGACACCTTCTGCGAGGCTACTGGCAGGAGTAAACCCAGCGATAACGGGTGGGGAAGAGAAAATAGGCCAGTTGTCAACGTGAGCTGGAACGATGCTATAGCTTACTGCAACTGGCTGAGTGAGAAAGAGGACCTTCCAAAGGCGTATGACAGTAGCGGGAATTTGCTGGACAAAGACGGAAAAGTGACGGCAGACATAACGAAGGTACTCGGATACAGACTGCCTACTGAGGCCGAGTGGGAATACGCGGCCAGGGGTGGAAACAAGAGCAAGGGATACAAGTATTCCGGGAGTAACAGTGTGGATGATGTGGCCTGGTACGATCCGAATTCCGGAGAAATGACTCAAGAAGTTGGAAAGAAAACGCCGAACGAACTTGGACTTCACGATATGTCTGGAAACGTTTGGGAATGGTGCAGTGACTGGTATGAAGCTTACTCCAATTCGGCGCAGACGAACCCTTACAATACCAGTGGTTCCAGCCGGGTGGTTCGTGGCGGTAGCTGGTTCCACTTTGCTTCGAACGCACGGGTGGCGAGTCGCACAGGCTCCTCCGCTACTGGCACGGACCGCAGCCTTGGGTTCCGTATTGCAAGGACGGAGCCCTGA
- a CDS encoding M48 family metallopeptidase — translation MTSFETVFILVVYGIAFFELFLLSLNFRNAKLSKVSLPDNLRDVFSDDLIEKSVEYSRAKSLFVIVSSVVNLVALSIGIFWGFGVIESLSMKLAEGFALRGLIFFSLIASIYFFISLPFSIYSTFVLENRYGFNRTTPKTFVSDKIKEILLAAGIGLPLVYLALLAIDSFEYWWVYLLIGVVGFEILTQLIFPTVILPLFYKLKPLEDENLAKRIREIADKAGFGVKSILVMDASRKTGHTNAFFTGIGRAKRIVLYDSLLEKHSSEEIEAIFAHEAGHFKRKHILKGMLISNAVAIFAVVLLWMMVESDTVAGIFGVSEKYAILLYAGIFLSSIFTVLDWIDSFISRKWEFEADSYAAMITGDTQPMIRALKNLSVSNLSNLSPHPLYAALYYSHPPSWERIEKLNGIVSNIDERKSRG, via the coding sequence ATGACTAGCTTCGAGACAGTCTTTATTCTCGTTGTCTATGGAATCGCTTTCTTCGAACTCTTTTTGCTGTCCCTAAACTTCAGAAATGCGAAACTCTCGAAGGTCTCACTTCCAGACAACTTGCGAGACGTCTTCAGCGATGATCTCATAGAAAAGTCTGTGGAATATTCAAGGGCGAAGAGTCTTTTTGTTATCGTTTCGTCTGTTGTCAACCTTGTAGCGCTTAGCATTGGAATTTTCTGGGGATTCGGAGTAATCGAATCTCTTTCGATGAAGTTGGCCGAAGGTTTTGCGCTGCGTGGCCTCATCTTTTTCTCCTTAATCGCCTCGATTTACTTTTTTATCTCTCTCCCCTTTTCGATATACTCGACTTTCGTCCTGGAGAACAGATATGGATTCAATCGAACAACACCGAAAACATTCGTTTCGGACAAGATAAAAGAGATCCTTCTTGCGGCCGGGATCGGCCTCCCACTCGTATATCTTGCCCTCCTTGCGATTGATTCCTTCGAATACTGGTGGGTCTATCTGCTGATAGGCGTCGTTGGATTCGAGATACTTACTCAGTTGATATTCCCGACAGTGATCCTGCCGCTTTTCTACAAACTGAAGCCGCTTGAAGATGAAAACCTTGCAAAAAGGATAAGAGAAATTGCGGACAAGGCAGGATTCGGAGTCAAGTCGATCCTTGTCATGGACGCCTCGAGGAAGACGGGCCACACAAACGCCTTTTTCACGGGTATAGGCAGGGCAAAGAGAATTGTTCTGTACGACAGCCTCCTGGAAAAGCACAGTTCAGAGGAGATAGAGGCGATCTTTGCCCATGAGGCCGGCCACTTCAAGCGCAAACACATTCTCAAGGGGATGCTCATATCCAACGCGGTCGCAATATTCGCAGTGGTTCTTCTGTGGATGATGGTCGAAAGCGATACCGTCGCTGGTATTTTCGGTGTCTCAGAGAAATACGCGATTCTGCTTTATGCCGGGATCTTCCTGTCTTCGATCTTCACGGTTCTGGACTGGATAGACTCGTTCATAAGCAGAAAGTGGGAATTCGAGGCCGACAGTTATGCGGCAATGATTACAGGCGATACCCAACCGATGATAAGAGCTTTGAAGAACCTATCCGTATCTAATTTGTCTAACCTCAGCCCGCATCCTTTGTATGCAGCACTATATTACTCGCATCCGCCCTCGTGGGAGCGAATTGAAAAACTCAACGGAATAGTCTCTAATATAGATGAAAGAAAGAGTAGGGGGTGA
- a CDS encoding formylglycine-generating enzyme family protein: protein MKKAVLLTAFILLLAILMLARSGQLVLVEKGRFTMGDTWGDGYDNEKPTHQVTFTYDFYVGKYEVTFDEYDAFCEARGIVKPDDEGWGRGSRPVINVSWWDAIAYCNWLNAKYKLPKAYDDDGNLLDKDGRVTADITKVVGYRLPTEAEWEYAARGGNKSENYKYSGSDNVGYVAWYDSNSESKTHEVGKKLPNELGIYDMSGNVWEWCSDGHINYSGWADTNPIMSLLARGRVRRGGSWVNFATYARVAFRSFYKPDSMYYYLGFRVARKAP from the coding sequence ATGAAGAAAGCAGTATTGTTGACAGCCTTCATTTTATTGCTGGCGATTCTTATGCTGGCAAGAAGCGGACAACTGGTACTGGTCGAAAAGGGAAGGTTCACGATGGGCGACACGTGGGGAGATGGATACGATAATGAAAAACCGACCCACCAGGTGACGTTCACCTACGACTTCTACGTTGGCAAGTATGAGGTCACATTCGACGAGTATGACGCTTTCTGTGAGGCTAGAGGCATAGTCAAGCCAGACGACGAAGGCTGGGGAAGGGGAAGCAGACCAGTTATTAACGTGAGCTGGTGGGATGCAATAGCCTATTGCAACTGGTTGAACGCGAAATATAAACTCCCCAAAGCGTATGACGATGATGGTAATCTGTTGGACAAAGACGGAAGAGTAACTGCAGACATAACGAAGGTAGTTGGGTACAGGTTGCCTACCGAAGCCGAGTGGGAATACGCGGCCAGAGGAGGAAATAAGAGCGAGAACTACAAGTACTCCGGGAGCGATAATGTTGGCTACGTTGCGTGGTACGATTCGAACTCGGAGAGTAAGACGCACGAAGTAGGGAAAAAGTTGCCTAACGAGCTCGGCATATACGATATGTCTGGAAACGTATGGGAGTGGTGCAGCGACGGTCATATAAACTACTCCGGCTGGGCGGATACGAATCCAATCATGTCTTTACTTGCTCGCGGCCGGGTGCGTCGTGGCGGTAGTTGGGTTAACTTTGCGACGTACGCGCGTGTAGCGTTTCGCAGCTTCTACAAACCTGATTCCATGTACTACTACCTGGGGTTTCGTGTTGCAAGGAAGGCACCCTGA
- a CDS encoding ABC transporter permease, translating into MTGKNSRLSSWIFLGIFLLAFILLISNMALWENFLGWLFPEEREVLHPRGTLLELVAEHMWMVLVSSGLATIIGISIGVLVTRPMGRQYLPLVSNLSSLGQTFPPVAVLALAVPLLGFGFKPTVAALLLYGLLPIVRNTIAGIENIPPDVREAAYGMGMSSWQALFKVEFPLALKVIMSGIRISVVINIGTATVGATIGAGGLGSPIIAGLVAENPAFVLEGAIPAALLAFSVDAFLGNLEKTISSG; encoded by the coding sequence GTGACAGGGAAGAATAGCAGACTTTCGTCATGGATCTTTCTGGGGATCTTTCTGCTGGCGTTCATTCTCCTCATTTCCAACATGGCTTTATGGGAGAACTTTCTAGGCTGGCTCTTTCCGGAAGAGAGGGAGGTCCTCCACCCGAGAGGAACCCTGCTTGAACTCGTGGCAGAACATATGTGGATGGTCCTTGTCTCGAGCGGACTTGCCACGATTATCGGCATATCGATTGGGGTATTGGTCACGCGGCCGATGGGGAGACAGTATCTGCCGCTTGTGTCGAACCTGAGCTCTCTTGGCCAGACCTTTCCGCCCGTCGCAGTGCTGGCTCTCGCCGTTCCCCTACTCGGCTTTGGATTCAAGCCGACAGTGGCCGCTCTGCTTCTCTACGGACTTCTGCCTATAGTGAGGAACACGATTGCCGGCATCGAGAACATTCCTCCCGATGTTCGCGAAGCCGCATACGGTATGGGGATGTCTTCATGGCAGGCGCTGTTCAAAGTGGAATTCCCACTTGCGCTGAAGGTCATAATGTCGGGAATAAGGATATCCGTGGTGATAAACATCGGCACAGCGACTGTCGGTGCAACGATAGGGGCAGGAGGGTTGGGATCGCCCATCATCGCAGGACTCGTTGCGGAGAATCCCGCCTTTGTGCTCGAGGGGGCTATTCCGGCGGCTCTTCTCGCCTTTTCGGTAGACGCATTTCTGGGGAATTTAGAGAAGACTATATCGTCGGGATGA